The proteins below are encoded in one region of Alosa sapidissima isolate fAloSap1 chromosome 24, fAloSap1.pri, whole genome shotgun sequence:
- the cdk5r1b gene encoding cyclin-dependent kinase 5 activator 1b, translating into MGTVLSLSPSYRKAALFEDGPATVGHYTAVQNSKNAKDKNLKRNSLINVLPWKRIVAVSAKKKGSKKVQPNAAYQNNVTHLNNENLKKSQSCANLSTFAQDQGSPTKNANNAVSSVKKAPLSNSNAASGTPKRVIVQASTSELLRCLGEFLCRRCYRLKHLSPTDPVLWLRSVDRSLLLQGWQDQGFITPANVVFVYMLCRDVVSSEVATEHELQAVLLTCLYLSYSYMGNEISYPLKPFLVESSKETFWDRCLSIINLMSAKMLQINSDPHYFTQVFADLKNESQKEEERSRLLIGLDR; encoded by the coding sequence ATGGGAACCGTGCTGTCGCTCTCGCCCAGCTACCGCAAGGCGGCGCTCTTTGAGGATGGCCCGGCCACGGTGGGCCACTACACGGCCGTGCAGAACAGCAAGAACGCCAAAGACAAGAACCTGAAGCGCAACTCGCTCATCAACGTGCTGCCATGGAAACGCATCGTGGCCGTCTCGGCCAAGAAGAAGGGCTCCAAGAAGGTGCAGCCCAACGCCGCCTACCAGAACAATGTCACGCACCTCAACAACGAGAACCTGAAGAAGTCGCAGTCATGTGCCAACCTCTCCACCTTTGCCCAGGACCAGGGTAGCCCCACCAAGAACGCCAATAATGCCGTGTCGTCGGTAAAGAAGGCGCCGCTGTCTAACTCTAACGCGGCGTCCGGCACGCCTAAGCGGGTGATCGTGCAGGCCTCCACCAGCGAACTCCTCCGCTGCCTGGGAGAGTTCCTGTGCCGGCGGTGCTACCGGCTCAAACACCTGTCCCCTACTGACCCGGTCCTGTGGCTGCGCAGCGTTGACCGCTCCCTGCTCCTCCAGGGGTGGCAGGACCAGGGCTTTATCACGCCCGCCAACGTGGTGTTCGTTTACATGCTGTGCCGCGATGTGGTCTCCTCGGAGGTGGCCACCGAGCACGAGCTCCAGGCCGTGCTCCTCACCTGCCTCTACCTGTCCTACTCGTACATGGGCAACGAGATCTCATACCCGCTCAAGCCCTTCCTGGTGGAGAGCTCCAAGGAGACCTTCTGGGACCGCTGCCTGTCCATCATCAACCTGATGAGTGCCAAGATGCTGCAGATCAACTCCGACCCACACTACTTCACGCAGGTGTTCGCCGATCTCAAGAACGAGAgccagaaggaggaggagaggagtcgCCTGCTCATCGGGCTGGACCGGTGA
- the psmd11b gene encoding 26S proteasome non-ATPase regulatory subunit 11B, producing the protein MATAAVVEFQRAQSLISTDRNASIDILHSIVRRDVQEDDEEAVKVKEQSILELGNLLAKTGQAAELGGLLKFVRPFLISISKAKAARLVRSLLDLFLDMEAATGQEVELCLECIEWAKAEKRTFLRQALEARLVSLYFDTTRYQEALSLGSQLLHELKKMDDKALLVEVQLLESKTYHALSNLPKARAALTSARTTANAIYCPPKLQAALDMQSGITHAAGEKDWKTAYSYFFEAFEGYDSIDSPRAVTALKYMLLCKIMLSQPEDVQSLTSGKLALRYAGRQTDSLKCVAQASKNRSLADFEKALGDYKSELRDDPIINTHLKKLYDNLLEQNLIRVIEPFSRVQITHISTLIKLSKGDVERKLSQMILDKKFHGILDQGEGVLIIFEEPPVDKTYEAALETIQNMSKVVDSLYNKAKKLT; encoded by the exons ATGGCAACCGCGGCAGTGGTTGAGTTTCAGAGAGCTCAGTCTCTCATTAGTACGGACCGAAATGCCTCTATTGATATTTTACACTCAATAG TGAGGCGAGATGTCCaagaggatgatgaggaggCGGTCAAAGTTAAGGAGCAGAGCATCCTTGAGCTGGGAAATCTCTTGGCCAAGACCGGTCAGGCTGCAG AGCTGGGTGGTCTGCTGAAGTTTGTGAGGCCTTTCCTCATCTCCATCAGTAAGGCCAAGGCTGCCCGACTAGTGCGCTCCCTTCTGGACCTCTTCTTGGACATGGAGGCTGCCACAGGACAGGAAGTGGAGCTGTGCCTGGAGTGCATTGAGTGGGCCAAGGCTGAGAAGAGGACCTTCCTCAGACAGGCCTTGGAG GCCCGGCTTGTCTCACTGTATTTTGACACCACACGGTATCAGGAAGCCCTGTCACTTG GGTCGCAGTTGTTGCATGAGCTCAAAAAGATGGATGACAAGGCTTTGCTGGTGGAGGTGCAGCTGCTCGAGAGCAAGACTTACCATGCCCTCAGTAACCTCCCCAAGGCCCGGGCTGCTCTCACCTCAGCCAGAACCACGGCTAATGCCATCTACTGCCCTCCCAAACTTCAGGCAGCTCTGGACATGCAGTCAG GAATCACCCATGCAGCTGGGGAGAAGGACTGGAAGACGGCCTACTCCTACTTCTTTGAGGCCTTCGAGGGCTACGACTCCATCGACAGCCCCAGGGCCGTCACTGCACTGAAATACATGCTCCTCTGCAAGATCATGCTCAGCCA GCCAGAAGATGTTCAGTCCCTGACCAGTGGGAAACTTGCCCTGCGGTATGCTGGGAGACAA ACAGATTCACTCAAGTGTGTAGCACAAGCCAGCAAGAACAGGTCATTAGCTGACTTTGAGAAG GCTCTGGGAGATTACAAATCGGAGCTGAGGGACGACCCTATTATCAACACTCATCTGAAAAAGCTGTATGACAATCTGCTGGAGCAGAACCTCATCAGGGTCATTGAGCCTTTCTCCAGAGTACAG AtcacacacatatctacactCATCAAACTCTCAAAG GGGGATGTGGAGAGAAAACTATCACAAATGATTCTGGATAAAAAATTTCATG GCATTCTGGACCAAGGTGAAGGGGTTCTTATCATATTTGAAGAGCCTCCGGTGGACAAGACCTACGAGGCAGCCTTGGAAACCATTCAGAACATGAGCAAAGTGGTTGATTCACTTTACAACAAAGCAAAGAAGCTGACATAG